In Clarias gariepinus isolate MV-2021 ecotype Netherlands chromosome 9, CGAR_prim_01v2, whole genome shotgun sequence, a single window of DNA contains:
- the fhip2b gene encoding FHF complex subunit HOOK interacting protein 2B, producing the protein MDMFNKLTSLFQQALETREPSVNLLESFVDHWKGITNYYIETTDEAKPVKQTDIPWRLKQMLDILVYEEQQQEVEETGPCMEYLLQHKLLETLCTLGKAQYPPGMSQQVLLFFSKLLAQIQKPMLHVINVYRPVQKLIRLCGLPDMQTEREESMFLFSVCSRVKKDPYVLNYILGTIEEGRPRRCSSLSEGGAEGASGGSSPENPASPPAQSSNQPDTGLIQILVQLGKCQKNRVVLRAMESMLLLTSIPQEDTAKLLAEQTPLCDLLAQRVCELYGAIPTTLHPEDIHSYTIKQWRTLLSPVTVEETQSFPPQEHMDRFFCWFDYCDTLIKDAPEVLAVKLAKALHQQWLIGIIQPQLLQMSEVGILVHTALLSRCVHHTQSAVLLHELVHFLLGADTPREHPSDTPPHTHMLRYHLIKHCDHISDEISVTTLRLFEELLKKPDGHILTNLVLRNLETRSYRLPGSGGSGGDERPGADPDFLEESGEMEEDPFFTDNEFSGPERLLSLSREERKSSTHTEIAETVNSFLCLVPQEAKTSQHVQGAGYDTYVHDALKSLKECSTMSADWGWPNVPKPTEVHSDDADFYEGHFLKVLLDRMARILEQPYELNLQVTSVLSRLAVFPHPHLHEYLLDPYINLSPGTRSLFSTLVRVIGELMQRIQNISNFTQRLVAVRKQLMGLEEETVVDHGALLKGVIVLEEFCKELAAIAFVKLPVGDQEHLSAP; encoded by the exons AGAGAGCCTTCAGTAAATCTGCTCGAGTCTTTCGTCGACCATTGGAAAGGAATAACAAACTACTACATAGAAACTACAG aTGAGGCGAAGCCGGTGAAGCAGACGGACATCCCATGGAGGCTCAAGCAGATGCTGGACATCCTGGTGTATGAGGAGCAACAGCAGGAGGTGGAGGAGACGGGGCCCTGCATGGAGTACCTGCTTCAGCACAAACTGCTGGAGACATTGTGCACGCTGGGAAAAGCACAG tATCCTCCGGGAATGAGCCAGCAGGTCCTGctgtttttctccaaactccTGGCGCAGATCCAGAAGCCCATGCTGCATGTGATTAACGTGTATCGACCTGTACAG AAGCTGATTCGTCTGTGTGGACTCCCTGACATGCAAACAGAGCGTGAGGAGTCGATGTTTCTCTTTTCCGTTTGCTCTCGTGTGAAGAAAGACCCGTACGTCCTGAACTACATCCTAGGG ACTATTGAAGAAGGCCGTCCTCGGAGGTGCAGCTCTCTGTCAGAGGGAGGTGCAGAAGGAGCCAGTGGAGGATCCAGTCCGGAGAATCCGGCTTCTCCTCCTGCACAGAGCTCAAACCAGCCCGATACGGGTTTGATCCAGATCCTTGTGCAGCTTGGGAAATGCCAG AAAAACAGGGTCGTCCTGCGGGCGATGGAGAGCATGCTGCTCCTCACCAGCATTCCTCAGGAGGACACAGCCAAACTTCTGGCAGAGCAGACTCCACTGTGTGACCTCCTGGCTCAGAGAGTGTGCGAGCTCTACGGCGCCATCCCTACCACACTCCACCCTGAGGACATACACAGCTACACCATCAAACAGTGGAG GACTCTGTTGTCCCCGGTCACTGTAGAGGAGACCCAGTCTTTTCCCCCACAGGAGCACATGGACAGGTTCTTCTGCTGGTTCGACTACTGCGACACACTCATTAAAGACGCACCAGAG GTGCTTGCTGTTAAACTTGCCAAAGCTCTTCACCAGCAGTGGCTTATTGGAATCATTCAGCCTCAGCTGCTACAGAT GTCAGAGGTTGGCATTCTGGTCCACACAGCTCTCCTGTCACGCTGCGTCCATCACACACAGTCCGCCGTCCTGCTGCACGAGCTGGTGCACTTCCTGCTGGGTGCCGACACACCCCGGGAGCACCCGAGCGACACGcccccgcacacacacatgctgcgcTACCATCTCATCAAACACTGCGATCACATCTCAGACGAG ATCAGCGTCACTACATTACGGCTGTTCGAGGAGCTCCTGAAGAAGCCCGACGGACACATCCTGACCAACCTGGTGCTGCGAAACCTGGAGACCCGCTCCTACAGGTTGCCGGGGTCAGGGGGCAGCGGCGGTGACGAGAGACCTGGGGCTGATCCTGATTTCCTGGAAGAGTCAGG AGAAATGGAGGAAGATCCTTTCTTCACAGATAATGAGTTCAGTGGTCCGGAGCGTTTGCTCTCCTTGTCCAGGGAAGAGAGGAAATCCAGCACACACACCGAGATAGCTGAAACTGTCAACAG CTTCCTGTGTTTAGTTCCCCAAGAGGCAAAAACGTCCCAGCATGTGCAGGGAGCGGGATATGACACGTACGTCCACGATGCTTTAAAATCG CTGAAAGAGTGTTCCACCATGTCTGCGGACTGGGGTTGGCCCAACGTCCCAAAACCCACGGAAGTCCACTCTGATGATGCAGACTTCTATGAAGGACACTTCCTCAAAGTGCTCCTGGACAGGATGGCACGCATACTGGAGCAG ccgtACGAGCTGAACCTACAGGTGACGTCAGTGCTGTCTCGGCTGGCCGTGTTTCCTCACCCTCATCTTCACGAGTACCTGCTGGACCCCTACATCAACCTGAGCCCTGGCACTCGCTCGCTCTTCTCTACACTCGTCCGA GTGATCGGCGAGTTGATGCAGAGGATCCAGAACATCTCGAACTTCACCCAGAGACTCGTGGCGGTTAGGAAACAGCTCATGGGCCTCGAGGAGGAGACCGT GGTGGATCATGGCGCCCTGCTGAAGGGCGTAATCGTTCTGGAGGAGTTCTGTAAGGAGCTGGCTGCCATCGCCTTCGTCAAACTGCCCGTGGGCGATCAGGAGCATCTCTCGGCCCCGTAA